One segment of Medicago truncatula cultivar Jemalong A17 unplaced genomic scaffold, MtrunA17r5.0-ANR MtrunA17Chr0c22, whole genome shotgun sequence DNA contains the following:
- the LOC120577891 gene encoding heavy metal-associated isoprenylated plant protein 33, producing MSKEEFLKIQKSVLKVNIHCDGCKHKVKKILQKIDGVFTTEIDAEQGKVTVSGNVDPNVLIKKLAKSGKHAQLWSVPKPNNNNNNNQNNLVNQLKNMQIDNGKGGGNNNNKGQNQNQKGSGNNNQPKGGQQIQLQGLNPQQQQQLQLQQQLQQLQQMKGFQDLAQFKGMKMPPNQNAKGVKFDVPEDEDDFSDDEMDDFDDDEDDDEDFDDEFDDEMVGLPPNKMKPPSMPMGNGAHMMLNGNHPQLLTAMKGGNFNGGGGGGNGQKPGGGGPVPVQIHGMNGGNGNGGKKSGGGGPVPVQMNGGNGNGGKKGGGGGGGNNQNHGGGNKNSGGLQEAKNGGGGGNKNGGNHNSNNQNNNGGKKGMSIPVAGGGGNVQAMNNGFQK from the exons ATGAGTAAAGAAGAATTTTTGAAGATACAG AAATCTGTTCTAAAAGTGAACATACACTGTGATGGATGTAAACATAAAGTAAAGAAAATCTTACAGAAAATTGATG GAGTATTTACAACTGAGATAGATGCAGAACAAGGGAAGGTCACAGTTTCAGGGAATGTGGACCCAAATGTTCTCATCAAGAAGCTTGCAAAATCTGGGAAACATGCTCAGTTATGGAGTGTTCCCaaaccaaacaacaacaacaataataatcagAACAACCTTGTTAATCAGTTAAAGAACATGCAAATTGATAATGGCAAAGGTGGtggaaataacaacaacaagGGTCAGAATCAAAACCAGAAGGGTAGTGGAAACAATAACCAGCCCAAAGGTGGTCAACAAATACAACTACAAGGACTAAATCctcagcagcagcagcaacttCAGCTTCAACAACAGTTACAACAACTTCAACAGATGAAAGGGTTTCAAGATCTAGCACAATTTAAAGGCATGAAGATGCCGCCGAATCAGAATGCTAAAGGTGTTAAATTTGATGTGCCTGAAGATGAGGATGATTTTAGTGATGATGAAATGGATGATTTTGATGACgacgaagatgatgatgaagattttgATGATGAGTTTGATGATGAAATGGTTGGGTTGCCACCTAATAAGATGAAACCCCCTTCTATGCCTATGGGGAATGGTGCTCACATGATGTTGAATGGTAATCATCCACAGCTTTTGACTGCTATGAAGGGTGGCAATTTTAACGGCGGCGGTGGTGGCGGAAACGGGCAGAAACCTGGTGGTGGAGGACCTGTTCCGGTTCAAATTCATGGCATGAATGGTGGAAATGGCAATGGAGGAAAGAAAAGTGGCGGTGGTGGACCTGTGCCGGTTCAAATGAATGGCGGAAATGGCAATGGAGGAAAGAAAGGTggcggtggtggtggaggaAATAATCAGAATCATGGTGGAGGTAACAAAAATAGTGGTGGTTTGCAGGAGGCTAAaaatggtggtggtggaggaaaCAAGAATGGAGGGAATCATAAtagtaataatcaaaataacaatGGGGGTAAAAAGGGTATGTCGATACCAGTTGCTGGTGGTGGTGGTAATGTTCAAGCTATGAACAATGGATTTCAAAAATGA